Sequence from the Cuculus canorus isolate bCucCan1 chromosome 24, bCucCan1.pri, whole genome shotgun sequence genome:
ggtgtttttttttttagcttggaGGAATTAAGTGGGGGAGGTGCCAAGAGCCGAGGGCGGCCCGTGCTGGAGGCGTGCTGGGAGCATCCCTCCCTCTGCATCCCGCCCCGTCCCGGTGGCAATAAAAGGAGGCAGCGGAGGGCAGCGGGCAGCAGCTGCCGAGCCGGGCAGAGCcgagcccagcagagcccagcccagcagagcccagctcagCTCGCAGCGCTCAccgccccctcccctgcccGGCAGCAGCCGCCTCTGGGTAAGGGATGCGAGGAGTGGGATGCGGGAggacggggaggggggcaaGAGGATGCTGCTGCCTCCGGGCGAGGGATGCGatgggggggatgcaggggatgcacaagggggagaaaagggagcgatgggtgggatgcaggggatgcataagggggagaaaagggagcgATGGGGGGGATGCacaaggggaaaagggggagcgatgggtgggatgcaggggatgcataaggagagaaaggggagcgatgggtgggatgcaggggatgcaCAAGAGGAGCGATGGGTGGGATGCACAACTGAGACAGAGGGATGTGATGagtgggatgcaggggatgctgCACAAAATATGGGGCCATGCCATAGGGAGACCAGCTGGATTCCCTCCTCACTCCCTCCCTATGCACGGGAGGGTGCAGCTGGATTCACCCCCTACGCCGCAGCCCAGCTCTGGAGGGTCTGCTCTGAAGCTGCTCAAGCACTGGGGTGATGGGGTGGATGTGTTTTCCTGAAGGGATCCTCTAGCAAAAATCCAAAATCCCAACTTAAAGCGGGGTTAGGGGTCTGTGGAGAGCTCTGATCACCACAGGAGAAAGCAGCTGGATTTAACTAATGTaactctgcctctctcttctcttgcaGAGCTGACACCTTCCAAATctgctaaaaacaaacaaacaaaccaacaaaaatggAAACCATGCATGAGCTGATCCCCTTTGCCAAAGAAATGCTCAGCCAGAAGCCCAACAGGAAAATGGTCAAGCTGTACATGCTGGGCAGCGTGCTGGCGTTCTTCAGCGTGGTTATTGGTCTGGTGGAGACAGTGTGCAGTCCCTTCACCTCCGAAGGGAGGctagaggaggaggaggagaagaaagctgCCCCGGCACGAGAGCAAGAGCTGCCTCAGAAACAGGAGGATTTGATCTTGGAAAAGAGCAAGAAGACGGTGGCGATACAGAGGGCCCTGGTGACCAGACAGCACGCTTCCTAAGAGCCCCGCGCCCGGAGAGCTGCCTGCCAGCAACCAAGCACAAGAGACTCTGCTGTCCTATCGTACCTGGTGGTGGTTCCAGCAAGAGAGAAAGGTTGGCTGAAGGAGGAGACCGCAAGGACAAGACTTGAAAGAAGTGAACGGTTATatttgctgctgtgcagcagtggggaaaaaataccttttgttgGTATAAAAATGTGCAAGATGCACAGCatggtttcttatttttattacagatgcattttacaacattttacaaaatcaataaatattttatatggtACTGGTGCTCTCCAAGCTGCATTTGTTTCAAACTCACCTCTTACAGATTTGCAAGTGCCCGTGCCTCTGTTTCCTCCCGGGGGTAGCAGGGGGGCTCAGGGAACAGTCGAGGGTGGTGAAGCTGCTCTGGGACCAAGGGGGGTGGCCTTTCTGCACCTCCAGCAGCGGCTCTCTTCCAAACTGGGCCAACTGGGATGAGGGGAGGAGGTGGCATTTGTCTCACAGGATGGCAGATGCATGCCCTGAGCTGGAGGTGGGGTTGTACTTTCCTGGGTTATCTGGGTTTAATGACACAGATTCACGCCTCTGCCATGGCACTGTGCGCCCAgaactgtttaaataaaaccctGCCCAAACCCTGGCAATCCTTTAACCAGCTACGGAGGCTGAACAGctagaaaagctttaaaaacaatCTTCTGCCTTTCCTAGGACCCTTCACAAACCCTTCACAGGCACCTAATTACATGGGATAAAATCAGCTTCCAGTATTACAAGGGTGTCACAGATGGAAAGACTGGAGCGCGGAGGGACGTGATGGCATGGTCAGTCTGGAGGGTGTGGAAAGAGGGATCAAAACTCCAGGGCACTGCCAGCCTCACTGGAGGACTTTCACCTCTTTAAAAACCTTTCCTGGGCTGAGTAATTATCTGTAGCCTTCGGAACGGGGTCACGTTAGTTAAATAAACCTTCCAGTCAACCACCGCTGGAAGATCCCGAGGGAAGGGAAATAGTCCCTGTCAGCCATGACTGGGGCAGAAAATCCCTCTTTGTCAGCTCAAAAGCCACAACCAGGACAGAAAATCCCTCTTAGACTGCTCAGCGGCAAAGAGGGGGCAGTGGGCAGATCCTGCTAAACAACTGGCACCGCAGCCGGGAGATGCACAGCGACATGCTGCCGGCTGgctcagaggaaaacaagctCAGCTTCCGAGTCCGTCTCTGCTGACCTCCACTGCTTCTGGATTTGGACCTCAGGTCCACCTTCACCCCATGGCCACGGCCGCCTCGCACAGTGCTGGCACCCTGCTGCCCTCACCTCCTCTCCACAGTTATCCATGGAGTTTAGGAGCTTAAAGCAAAGAGGTTTGTGGAACAATCAAAATAGCTTCTGCTAGGACAGCTAACGGGATTAGACAGCTAAAGCACCGCGCCGCACCAGCGGTCCTGGAGCCAACACGGTATCCCCACGTCCTGCTGAAGGCGATCTCCAGCCTCCTGACGCACTGCGAGCTCAGAGGTCATCACCTCCCGCATCTTCACCCTGAAAGGTCGGCCCAAGAGGTCCAGCCTACGCGTTGCCGTGCCCACAGCGGATTGCACCGATGTTAGACAGGACTGGCTCCGCAGAGCTGTGAATTTGACACATATTAATGGCTGACTTTACCACAGTCACCACATAAAGTCTTGTTTAAACCACACAAGGATCAATTCAGCACGCAGGGAGGCTTAGTAATCCATTTAGCATCGCTTTAACCCCGATGAATGACAGACTTGCCAGATGCAACGCATTAAAAGGCTTCGGCAAACTTCTCCATCTTTAAACCACAGCGCGACTCTCCGAAACAGCCCCTTTCCCGGCTCCGTCTCCTGAGCCCCCTCACATCTGTATTTCAACGCTAGACAAATCGCAGGCAGCCTTGGCCACAAATACAACCCCTTGCAACCAGGAAACTGCATCCGCACACACCGGCAACAGAGCATGGCAGAGTCATTCCCAAAGCCTGGATGTGAACAgcaaaaaggaatttaattaGAAGCGCTAGGACGAACCAGAGAGCAACGAGGCACAATAAGAAGTGCAGTCACTGCTAGGAAGGACACCTCACGCAAACCACAGCATAGAAGCACGTGGAACATTTAAGACTGAGTTAAACCAAAGTCCCGAGAGATGGGCTCCTGAGGAGAGCCACACCGCTGCCCCAAGGTGTGAGTTACGTTGCTGAGTCTGCACGAGATTGATTTTAGTTATTCTCTTTAGTCTTGTCTGTATcgaccagcagggtgagaggggattctgaccctctgctccgctctggtgagaccccacctggagtcctgcattgatttctggagtcctcagcacaggaaggacatggaactgctGGAGCGAGACCAGTggaggccacaaagatcatGTGAGGGCTGTAGCATCTCCcatagaaggacaggctgagagagttggggttgttcagcctggagaagagaaggctccagggagaccttagagcagctgccagtgctgaaaggggctccgggaaagctggggaggggctttctACAtgggcatggagtgatagaagaaggggaatggctttaagctgaaagagggaagattaaGACTAAATATTACTAAGGACTTGTTTTGTGgtgagggtgtggaggccctggcccaggttgcccagagcagtgggggctgccccatccctggaggggttccaggccaggttggatggggcttggagcccctgagccagtgggaggtgtccctgcccatggaggtcccttccaacccaaaccagtttAACTTGTAAATGTGACATTTTCCCGATGCATTAAATCCTCAGGAAAACTATAGCTGGCAGGAAAGCTCGTAAGTATTTGTCTGAACCCATCCTGCAGCACCTCCTCTAAGATCTTATTTCAGCTTGGAGCTGTAGTCCAGGCTTTCATCATACAGAGCTGTAGGCCACCTGAGACCCAGCAGCCCTCTCTCAGAAGGACATGAGCCAAATATCTTTGGAGAGTCCTCACTCTCTATTTTTGCAGGTTGGGCTCCGGGTGTTTCAAGAGCTGCCAGGGTAAAATCAGGGGCCCAGATAACAATATCAGCCTCTGCTACCCAACACCAAGGGCACTGGGGACACGGAGAGTGGCCAAGACTCAACGCAGCCACAGCACCAACAGCCAAATATCAAGGCAGGAATTCCTGAACCAGGCacatagggggaaaaaataaattcagcgCTTCAAAACGGCTTAAATATCACAGTATTTTCTCCAAACCAGTGAGTAGAAATGTGGTATCAAACCAAAACCAGTCCTGCAAACATCTCGAGCTTCCCGTGGGACCCGAGAGCACATTTGTCTGGAGCAGGACAGCCGTGACAGCGATGGTGTTTGCTGGATGTCGGCACCACCCGTGGGCCACGTCCACAAGCCACGGTGAGGCGGCTGTGCTGAAACACACTCACGTCTGTCATGGCTCAATAGCATCGTGTTGACATGCACGCCAGCCTAATGTGAGTCTAACCAAGGGCAACCCTTTCAAACAGTGATATCCCTACGGTAAGGAAAGGAATCAGATCCATGGTTATGGTAAAGCACCCTGGGAATGAGAAATAATGACTCCAAGTCCACGTGATAAAGGAAAGCAGGGGGTGGGAGAAAGAATACTCTACATTTAACAATGGTTTAGTAATGGGATTGAAAAAAGCCAAATATCACTCAAAAGATAATCAAGAAGTAGAGTCCCAATTCCTGCCATGTGCTTTGGAGTCCGTGAGTTGTGTGCAGTAacctccccaaaccccagcGCCGTCCTCGGAGCGCGTCCCTCCTCCAGCGGTACCCGGCTGCGGGCAGGGGCTCTCCCCTCGGCTGCTCTGCCACTTTGCCATCCCAACAAATTCCCTTCACAGATTTCTTTCCTCCAAGTGAGCTTCAGTCGGCACTAAACACAGAACTGCAGAGCAGTCAGCCCAGCGTCGAGCATCGCCCCGGAGCATCACCCCATCTTCAAACAGATCAGCCATACCGAAGCGACCTGCAGCGGGGAGATACATCCAGGCTAACTCGGGTGAAGCCCTTCCAGAAACAGCAGGTTGCTCCCGCTGGGCCCCAGGGCTCCCTCACCGGGCTGGGAACACCAGCCGGCTCCTCTCTGCCAAGCCGTGAAagtttggcagcagcagcagggccaggacCAGCGGAgatcagaaaacacatttctgtagtcgcctcttccttcctctcccttccctcgcTCCCCGCCTCCAGGGAAAGGTTAAAAACAAGTTCTTAAGTTGCATTCAGCAAAACAAACGCAGAAAAAGCTGTGAGTGGGAGTGAGGAGCGGCAGTGCCCTGGAAGGGTGACAGACAGCCAAGAGCAAACCCACGCCAGCAGCAAACCACGGCGGGATCCGGCAactcctgctgccaccacagCCCCAGCCTTCCCAGGGACCACACCAGCAGCTCCCCCTGCTTCATTTCcacacaggacaccccaaaTGGCACAGACCCAAGTTTTCCTTTATAAACCTTTATTTACATCCAATACGttcagtatttcagttctttattATCACTTCTTTTGCTTCATGCAACATCTGCAAACAGTCGCAATTAAACAAGGCACCAGCGAGGCAAGCACCACGTTCGGCTCCGTACCCACcagccccgtgtcccccccgtgCCGACACGGAGCAAAGAGCACGACACCTTCCTGACACACTTGTGGATGGTGCACAAAGGTTGGCAGTTATCACTCTCCTGCCATACCCTAAGAGCCTTTCTCCCTGCCGGCAACACAGACAAGATCACAGCCAAGGAAAGGTTAATGAGGGTAATCTTGTTGAAGCCAAGGAATGAAATGGTTGCCTCGTGATCATGACCCAAGTTCAAAGCAAAGGGaggcaggaaaaggcagaatgACGGTCGTGGTGTTATCTGATCAAATATGGGTCAAGTGCTTCTTATCAGAGAGAAAGTTGAGACTgaaggagaaagacaaagacaaaagcaataatcgataaagcaaaagcaacacTAGAAAGCTCCACCGTCCCACCAGGTCACTGAAttgaatgatttttattttaaagctgcaaTAGGAAAgagagttttctttaaataatactTTCTGGCTGGTTATAGAGGAGGGGTCTGAGAGGGGACAACCACAGCCCTGTGCTCACACAAATCAGACCATAGAgtcactgaggttggaaaagaatcacagaacggtttgggttggaagggacctcaa
This genomic interval carries:
- the G0S2 gene encoding G0/G1 switch protein 2 codes for the protein METMHELIPFAKEMLSQKPNRKMVKLYMLGSVLAFFSVVIGLVETVCSPFTSEGRLEEEEEKKAAPAREQELPQKQEDLILEKSKKTVAIQRALVTRQHAS